One genomic window of Gossypium hirsutum isolate 1008001.06 chromosome D11, Gossypium_hirsutum_v2.1, whole genome shotgun sequence includes the following:
- the LOC107912010 gene encoding zinc-finger homeodomain protein 2, giving the protein MEVKGQDKEMGMPSSFSCNNKLNQADSSLKLSSSSAPINQSRTLDQYNEPNPSQHQIDNPRSNPDHDRNPVSSPIPTVAAPTSTTISSTPLIRYRECLKNHVASMGGHVVDGCGEFMPSGEDGTQEALKCAACECHRNFHRKEIDGETQYPATRCCFTYKNNGRRGPVHPQQPTPLRQQRFSLELSNSPCLPIAPAAMTNFRGGPAESSSEELNMFHSNEAGGRQPSYPQSSKKRFRTKFSRDQKDKMMEFAEKLGWRIQKQDEPEVQQFCAQVGVKRQVFKVWMHNSKQAMKKKQM; this is encoded by the coding sequence ATGGAAGTGAAAGGCCAAGATAAGGAAATGGGGATGCCGAGCTCTTTTAGTTGTAATAATAAGCTGAATCAAGCTGATTCTTCCTTAAAACTCTCATCTTCTTCTGCACCTATAAACCAATCAAGAACCCTAGATCAATACAATGAACCAAACCCATCACAACATCAAATAGACAATCCCAGAAGCAATCCAGATCATGACCGAAATCCAGTTTCATCTCCGATTCCAACAGTTGCTGCTCCAACATCAACAACTATAAGCTCGACTCCTTTGATAAGATATAGAGAATGTTTGAAGAACCACGTTGCCAGCATGGGTGGTCATGTCGTCGATGGCTGCGGAGAATTCATGCCCAGCGGCGAAGACGGCACCCAAGAAGCCTTGAAATGTGCAGCCTGTGAATGCCATAGGAATTTCCACAGAAAAGAAATCGACGGCGAAACACAATATCCCGCCACAAGGTGTTGTTTTACCTACAAAAACAACGGGAGAAGAGGACCCGTTCATCCTCAACAACCAACACCTCTTCGTCAACAAAGATTCTCCCTTGAATTGTCTAACAGTCCGTGTTTGCCAATTGCACCGGCTGCGATGACGAACTTCCGTGGCGGCCCGGCGGAGTCATCAAGTGAAGAACTGAACATGTTTCATTCTAATGAAGCAGGAGGTCGACAACCATCATATCCACAGTCATCAAAGAAGAGGTTTCGAACAAAGTTCAGCCGAGATCAAAAGGATAAGATGATGGAATTTGCTGAGAAATTGGGTTGGAGAATCCAGAAACAAGATGAACCAGAAGTGCAGCAATTTTGTGCTCAAGTGGGAGTTAAGAGACAGGTTTTTAAAGTTTGGATGCACAACAGTAAACAAGCTATGAAGAAAAAGCAAATGTAA